In Legionella spiritensis, the following proteins share a genomic window:
- the rimP gene encoding ribosome maturation factor RimP: MIKLDIQQLLKPLVQSLGYELWGCEYLSQGRHSLLRVYIDKQEGIGIADCELVSKQVSALLDVEDPIPGNYSLEVSSPGIPRPLFLKEHYERYIGEEIKIKLYKPVNGSRNPAAKIVSVKDDTVVLAINDTEFDVPLSHIVKANLKGE; this comes from the coding sequence ATGATTAAATTAGATATACAGCAATTATTGAAGCCATTGGTGCAGAGTCTGGGATACGAGCTTTGGGGCTGTGAATATCTGTCTCAGGGGCGTCATTCGCTGTTGCGTGTTTATATTGATAAGCAAGAGGGCATAGGGATTGCTGATTGTGAGCTGGTTAGCAAACAGGTAAGCGCATTACTGGATGTGGAAGATCCCATCCCCGGTAATTACAGTCTTGAGGTATCTTCTCCGGGCATTCCAAGGCCGTTGTTTCTCAAAGAGCATTACGAGCGATACATCGGTGAGGAAATAAAAATCAAGCTCTATAAACCGGTTAACGGCAGCCGTAACCCGGCTGCAAAAATTGTGTCAGTAAAAGATGACACCGTGGTTTTGGCTATTAATGACACAGAATTTGACGTGCCATTATCCCATATTGTGAAAGCAAATTTGAAAGGCGAGTGA
- a CDS encoding complex I subunit 4 family protein has product MHHLLNLLIWLPIIGGVFVFLTGDDKNPNVSRFLALFTILLTLIACIPLVSGFDVNTYSMQYIEDIPWMSILGINYSLGVDGLSLLLIVLSIFTNLIVILATWNSIEKRVAQYMAAFLIMQGFLVGVFAATDAIVFYIFWEATLIPMYLIIGIWGSSNRVYAAIKFFLYTFLGSVLMLASFLYMGYVAGSFKIETFYALKLGMTAQTLIFIAFFLGFAIKIPMFPVHTWLPDAHTEAPAGGSIVLAAVLLKLGAYGFIRFALPIVPDACKHYADIMIVLSLIAVVYIGLVAIIQQDMKRLIAYSSISHMGFVTIGCFAIFAVAERAGLQNAGLVLEGAIVVMISHAFVSSGMFAGVGFIYDRMHTRQVSDFGGLVHSMPIFASFFMLFAMANAGLPGTSGFVGEFMVILGSIKANFWIAFWAGTTLIIGAAYTLWMYKRVIFGPVTNPKIGTLKDLSGFEISAYALLALMVVAMGVYPKPMLEYVHQTVSHTLAQADKSKL; this is encoded by the coding sequence TGCTGACGCTGATTGCCTGTATCCCGCTGGTCTCGGGCTTCGATGTCAATACCTACAGTATGCAGTATATTGAAGACATCCCCTGGATGTCGATATTGGGCATTAATTATAGCCTGGGTGTGGATGGTTTATCGCTGCTGTTGATAGTACTCAGTATTTTTACCAACTTAATTGTCATTCTGGCAACATGGAACAGTATTGAAAAACGTGTGGCGCAATACATGGCCGCTTTTTTGATCATGCAGGGATTTCTGGTAGGTGTTTTTGCCGCTACGGACGCCATTGTGTTCTATATTTTCTGGGAGGCGACTTTGATCCCGATGTATCTGATCATTGGTATCTGGGGATCATCCAACCGGGTTTATGCCGCCATCAAATTTTTCCTTTATACCTTTCTAGGATCGGTATTAATGCTCGCCTCTTTTTTATATATGGGGTATGTCGCCGGTTCCTTCAAAATAGAGACGTTTTACGCGCTTAAACTTGGGATGACAGCGCAAACATTGATTTTTATAGCCTTTTTTCTTGGATTCGCTATTAAAATTCCCATGTTCCCGGTTCATACCTGGTTACCGGATGCGCATACGGAAGCACCAGCCGGCGGATCCATTGTACTGGCTGCCGTACTGCTCAAGCTGGGGGCTTACGGGTTCATCCGCTTTGCTCTGCCTATTGTCCCAGATGCCTGCAAACACTACGCCGATATTATGATTGTTCTCTCGCTGATCGCGGTGGTTTATATTGGTCTGGTGGCTATCATTCAGCAGGATATGAAGCGGCTTATTGCCTATTCCTCCATTTCCCATATGGGTTTTGTCACAATAGGCTGTTTTGCGATCTTTGCGGTTGCCGAGCGTGCCGGCTTGCAAAATGCGGGTCTGGTGCTTGAAGGGGCTATTGTTGTGATGATCTCGCATGCTTTCGTATCAAGCGGAATGTTTGCCGGCGTTGGCTTTATTTATGATCGCATGCACACACGCCAGGTGAGTGATTTTGGCGGACTGGTTCATAGTATGCCTATTTTCGCCTCGTTTTTTATGTTGTTTGCAATGGCTAACGCGGGGTTGCCAGGCACGTCCGGATTTGTCGGTGAGTTTATGGTTATTCTTGGCAGTATTAAAGCTAATTTCTGGATAGCATTCTGGGCTGGAACGACCTTGATTATTGGGGCGGCTTATACTTTATGGATGTACAAGCGGGTTATTTTCGGACCGGTGACTAATCCGAAAATAGGCACGTTAAAAGATCTTTCCGGCTTCGAAATCAGCGCTTATGCCCTGTTGGCTCTGATGGTGGTTGCAATGGGTGTCTATCCCAAGCCCATGCTGGAATATGTGCATCAAACCGTAAGCCATACATTGGCACAGGCTGATAAATCAAAACTATAA
- the nuoN gene encoding NADH-quinone oxidoreductase subunit NuoN, whose protein sequence is MTSLLDNIHVALPEIILLITACLALLGDLFLKDSCKNIAFTLSLIGLGLSGIASFLLLGSYKSIIFSGLFISDDIAQLMNIFIVLSAMVSFVYSRQYINDRQMPSGDYYILGLFSTLGMMVLVSAHSLLTVYLGLELLSLPLYAMTAIRRTNSDASEAAMKYFVMGAIASGMLLYGMSLLYGATGKLDLLDIANAIAANWQEQDALLSFALVFIMAGVGFKLASMPFHMWAPDVYQGAPTSVTLFLSAGPKIAAIGMALRLLTLGLVDITAQWQLLILVMALLSTGLGNLFAVAQSNIKRLFAYSAISHIGYALFGILAANEAGYAAALYYVLIYSVMTLGAFGLVILLSSQGMEIENIEDLKGLSKRNPWMAFMMMIVLFSMAGVPPTVGFFAKLLVLKALVDVHLTWVAVLGLLFAVVGAYYYIRVIKVMYFDDAKDSTPMTISYSSQIVFSLNCLSLLYLGLFPTSLINACINAFA, encoded by the coding sequence ATGACGTCATTGCTCGATAACATTCATGTGGCTTTACCGGAAATAATCCTGCTGATAACGGCCTGTTTGGCTTTGCTCGGCGATTTGTTTTTAAAGGATTCCTGCAAAAATATTGCGTTTACCTTGTCGTTAATAGGACTGGGCCTAAGCGGAATAGCCAGCTTTCTTTTGCTGGGCAGTTATAAATCCATCATTTTTAGCGGACTCTTTATCAGCGATGATATCGCGCAACTGATGAACATATTTATAGTGCTAAGCGCCATGGTGAGTTTTGTCTATTCACGTCAGTATATCAATGATAGACAAATGCCTTCCGGCGACTATTATATTCTGGGATTGTTTTCGACTCTGGGTATGATGGTGCTTGTTTCCGCCCATTCCCTGCTAACTGTCTATCTCGGACTGGAGTTGCTGTCACTGCCGCTTTACGCAATGACCGCCATTCGTCGAACCAACAGTGACGCGTCTGAAGCCGCGATGAAATATTTTGTGATGGGCGCCATAGCATCCGGTATGCTGCTATACGGCATGTCTTTGCTTTATGGTGCTACCGGTAAGCTTGATTTGCTTGATATCGCAAACGCGATAGCTGCCAATTGGCAGGAACAGGATGCGTTATTATCGTTTGCGCTGGTCTTTATCATGGCCGGAGTCGGATTCAAACTGGCATCCATGCCTTTTCATATGTGGGCACCGGATGTCTATCAGGGTGCACCGACGTCCGTAACCCTGTTTCTAAGTGCGGGCCCCAAAATAGCGGCTATTGGTATGGCATTGCGCTTGCTGACCCTTGGGCTTGTAGATATCACGGCACAGTGGCAGTTACTTATTTTAGTGATGGCCTTGCTGTCAACCGGGCTTGGTAATTTGTTTGCCGTTGCCCAGAGTAACATAAAAAGATTGTTTGCCTATTCGGCGATTTCACATATCGGTTACGCGTTGTTTGGGATACTGGCCGCCAATGAAGCAGGTTATGCGGCGGCACTTTATTACGTTCTTATTTACTCCGTCATGACTCTTGGTGCGTTCGGTCTGGTGATCTTGTTATCGTCACAAGGTATGGAAATAGAAAACATCGAAGACTTAAAAGGATTAAGCAAACGTAATCCCTGGATGGCGTTTATGATGATGATCGTTTTGTTTTCCATGGCCGGTGTGCCGCCGACGGTGGGATTTTTTGCCAAGCTGCTTGTCCTAAAAGCGTTGGTTGACGTACATCTAACCTGGGTCGCGGTGTTAGGTCTGCTTTTTGCGGTCGTAGGCGCCTATTATTATATTCGTGTTATCAAGGTTATGTATTTCGATGACGCGAAGGACAGCACGCCTATGACAATAAGTTATTCTTCCCAAATTGTCTTTTCACTGAACTGTTTGTCATTACTATATTTGGGACTTTTCCCCACCTCGTTGATCAATGCGTGTATTAACGCCTTTGCATAA